In the Hyphomonadaceae bacterium BL14 genome, one interval contains:
- a CDS encoding alpha/beta hydrolase yields MSRDQNTVEKWMEQSGIAELFSTQRTTQAMRDALAGARDLLDVPPPPVEHCDDITLPGAQGDLGARIYRPYRAVEGAGLVFFHGGGFMVGGLDSHNALCQRLAAVSGVPVCSVAYRLAPEHPFPAAVDDARAVLDAALEGALSDYGFDAGRLSVGGDSAGGNLAAGLAQYARGRLAFQLLIYPLLQLAEVKKARPRWQEGPILSVRLLEDIVKVYLAGADAADLRASPLFENDLSGVAPTYILAAEFDPLMDEDRAYSERLAASGVPVTFKLWNASPHGFLNMSRLAPACIPAIEHAAKALAKAYA; encoded by the coding sequence ATGAGCCGAGATCAGAACACCGTTGAGAAGTGGATGGAGCAGTCCGGGATCGCGGAACTGTTCAGCACCCAGCGCACCACCCAGGCCATGCGCGACGCGCTGGCGGGCGCACGCGATCTGCTCGACGTGCCGCCGCCCCCGGTGGAGCATTGTGACGACATCACCCTGCCCGGCGCACAGGGAGATCTGGGTGCGCGAATCTACCGGCCATACCGGGCTGTTGAGGGCGCGGGCCTTGTGTTCTTTCACGGCGGCGGCTTCATGGTCGGCGGGCTGGACAGCCATAATGCCCTGTGTCAGCGGCTGGCGGCGGTGTCCGGGGTGCCGGTCTGCTCGGTCGCTTACCGGCTGGCACCCGAGCACCCCTTCCCGGCAGCCGTGGACGATGCGCGCGCGGTGCTGGACGCCGCCCTCGAAGGGGCGTTGTCAGACTACGGATTTGATGCCGGCAGGCTGTCGGTCGGCGGCGACTCCGCCGGCGGCAATCTGGCAGCAGGGCTGGCGCAATACGCGCGCGGCCGCCTGGCGTTTCAGCTGCTGATCTATCCGCTTCTGCAACTGGCCGAGGTGAAGAAAGCCCGGCCGCGCTGGCAGGAAGGACCGATCCTGTCGGTGCGCCTGCTGGAAGATATTGTGAAAGTCTATCTCGCCGGCGCTGATGCTGCGGACCTGCGCGCGTCGCCTTTGTTCGAGAACGATCTGTCGGGCGTGGCACCGACCTATATTCTGGCCGCCGAGTTTGATCCGCTAATGGATGAGGACCGCGCCTATTCCGAGCGGCTGGCGGCCAGTGGCGTACCTGTGACGTTCAAGCTCTGGAACGCCTCGCCGCACGGATTTCTGAACATGTCGCGCCTGGCACCGGCCTGTATTCCGGCGATCGAGCATGCCGCCAAGGCGCTGGCGAAGGCGTATGCGTGA
- a CDS encoding DUF924 domain-containing protein, translating into MTPGAILTFWFDEAGPKRWFGGGPAFDADVRRRFGRLAHDYRTVRTVDGHPWMAQADSALALVLVLDQFPRNIWRGSNAAFSLDALGLEAARIMLDAGHDMVLAADRRVFTYMPFMHSESLDDQDLCVHLCAERLPSGNDTLRHAVAHRDIIATFGRFPYRNAVLGRTDTPEEATWLKSGGYRPG; encoded by the coding sequence GTGACGCCCGGGGCGATCCTCACATTCTGGTTCGACGAGGCCGGGCCGAAGCGCTGGTTCGGCGGCGGGCCGGCGTTTGACGCTGATGTGCGCCGTCGCTTTGGCAGGCTCGCCCACGATTATCGCACCGTGCGCACGGTGGACGGCCATCCCTGGATGGCGCAGGCCGACAGCGCGCTGGCGCTGGTCCTCGTGCTCGACCAGTTTCCCCGCAATATCTGGCGCGGCTCCAACGCCGCCTTCTCGCTGGATGCGCTGGGCCTCGAGGCGGCGCGGATCATGCTGGACGCCGGTCATGACATGGTGCTGGCCGCCGACCGCCGCGTCTTCACCTATATGCCCTTCATGCATTCGGAATCGCTGGACGATCAGGATCTGTGCGTGCACCTGTGCGCCGAGCGTTTGCCCTCCGGAAACGATACGCTGCGCCATGCTGTGGCTCACCGCGACATCATCGCGACGTTTGGCCGCTTCCCCTATCGTAACGCGGTACTGGGGCGTACCGACACGCCTGAAGAAGCCACCTGGCTCAAATCGGGTGGATACAGGCCGGGCTAG
- a CDS encoding long-chain-acyl-CoA synthetase yields the protein MGLITAIRRELFYITELRRLLGALGSITPDSETLTPDLLEASVDAHASRTAFLDEDNRQITYAEFDAYANRVANWAVETGVEPGGTVALYMGNRWEYVAAWYGLTKVGVIAALLNNQVQGQALAHGVTIAGADHLIVEGALAGQYLTARDALDGKTKVWVSDGAQGEIAGSADFDAALVAVSAARPDRSRRAHLRAKDACLKMYTSGTTGLPKAAIVAHTRALYYLQVFGVAAKAKKTDRMMMVLPMYHATGGLCGVGAGLSFGGAVIVRRKFSASRFWADAAETKATMFMYVGELCRFLVAADPSPEEKKHKIRVAIGNGLRPDVWPRFVERSGIPRILEFYGATEGNVGLLNLDSKPGAIGRVPPLLKKRFNIQLVRFDVEKEEPVRSAAGRCIPCQPGEVGEAIGEIRHDDARYRFDGYEDDEATKKKVLTGVFAEGDRYFRTGDLMKADKQGYYYFIDRIGDTFRWRAENVSTNEVAEVLGVHPNVVQANVYGVEVEGYPGRAGMAALIVADGFDLDALHAHVHRELAAYARPLFIRLHKETPEMHTTGTFKLKKTDLVKEGWDPQAITDPVFFDDAEAGRYVPLTPDIRRQIESGERRV from the coding sequence ATGGGTCTGATCACGGCGATCCGCCGCGAATTGTTCTACATCACCGAATTGCGCCGCCTCTTGGGCGCGCTGGGCTCCATCACGCCGGATTCGGAAACCCTGACCCCCGACCTTCTTGAGGCGAGTGTGGATGCCCACGCCAGCCGGACCGCCTTTCTGGATGAGGACAATCGCCAGATCACCTATGCCGAGTTTGACGCCTATGCGAACCGGGTGGCCAACTGGGCTGTGGAGACGGGCGTCGAGCCGGGCGGCACGGTGGCGCTGTATATGGGCAACCGGTGGGAATATGTGGCGGCCTGGTACGGGTTGACCAAGGTGGGTGTCATCGCCGCCCTGCTCAATAACCAGGTGCAGGGCCAGGCGCTGGCTCATGGCGTGACCATCGCGGGCGCGGACCACCTGATCGTCGAGGGCGCGCTGGCAGGCCAGTATCTGACGGCGCGCGACGCGCTGGACGGCAAGACAAAGGTCTGGGTCAGTGACGGCGCGCAGGGCGAGATTGCCGGCTCGGCCGATTTTGATGCGGCGCTGGTCGCGGTGTCCGCTGCCCGTCCGGACCGGTCGCGACGGGCGCATCTGCGCGCCAAGGACGCGTGCCTGAAAATGTACACCTCGGGCACCACCGGCCTGCCCAAGGCGGCGATCGTGGCCCACACCCGCGCGCTTTACTATCTGCAGGTGTTCGGCGTGGCGGCGAAGGCGAAGAAGACCGACCGGATGATGATGGTTCTGCCCATGTATCACGCTACGGGCGGGCTGTGCGGGGTCGGCGCGGGCCTGTCGTTTGGCGGCGCGGTGATCGTGCGGCGCAAGTTTTCCGCCAGCCGGTTCTGGGCCGATGCGGCCGAGACCAAAGCCACAATGTTCATGTATGTCGGCGAGCTGTGCCGGTTTCTGGTCGCCGCCGATCCGTCACCGGAGGAGAAGAAGCACAAGATCCGCGTGGCCATCGGCAACGGGCTACGCCCCGATGTCTGGCCGCGCTTTGTAGAGCGTTCGGGTATTCCGCGTATTCTTGAGTTCTACGGTGCCACCGAAGGCAATGTCGGCCTGCTCAATCTGGATTCAAAGCCCGGTGCCATCGGCCGGGTGCCGCCGCTTCTGAAGAAGCGATTCAACATCCAGCTGGTGCGCTTTGACGTGGAGAAGGAAGAGCCGGTTCGCAGTGCTGCCGGGCGCTGCATCCCCTGTCAGCCCGGCGAGGTGGGCGAGGCCATTGGCGAGATTCGCCATGATGATGCGCGCTACCGGTTTGATGGCTACGAGGATGATGAGGCGACGAAGAAGAAAGTACTCACCGGCGTGTTCGCCGAGGGCGACCGGTATTTCCGCACCGGGGATCTGATGAAGGCAGACAAGCAAGGCTATTACTATTTCATCGACCGGATCGGTGACACGTTCCGCTGGCGCGCCGAAAACGTGTCCACCAACGAGGTGGCCGAAGTGCTGGGTGTGCACCCGAATGTGGTGCAGGCCAATGTCTATGGCGTGGAGGTGGAGGGCTATCCCGGACGCGCCGGCATGGCCGCACTGATCGTAGCCGACGGTTTCGATCTGGACGCCCTGCATGCCCACGTGCACCGCGAGCTGGCCGCCTATGCCCGCCCGCTTTTCATCCGGCTGCACAAGGAAACACCGGAAATGCACACCACCGGTACGTTCAAGCTGAAAAAGACCGATCTGGTGAAAGAAGGCTGGGATCCGCAGGCCATCACCGATCCGGTCTTTTTCGATGATGCCGAGGCCGGGCGCTACGTGCCCCTGACACCTGACATCCGCCGGCAGATCGAAAGCGGGGAGCGGCGGGTGTGA
- a CDS encoding helix-turn-helix domain-containing protein has protein sequence MDWGNELRAFRARNNLKQAAAADLLGVSQAYISRLEGGVQRPSNAVEARLRAILTAPEHRPVFDSFKAVVEYSPHVMYLLSLRDGALWVEAASDAALALSGALAPGAPALEVGAALDPGGTPEVCAGVNTLIERGGFEGRLTLMDVVWSAHARATAEPLHFRSTLVPVRDELGRWFIHGTTQPVTGEELKRLTKLWKGPVGVQRFGEDQRPRAPVLVD, from the coding sequence ATGGACTGGGGCAATGAATTGCGGGCCTTCCGCGCGCGCAACAATCTCAAGCAAGCGGCCGCCGCCGACCTTCTCGGGGTGAGCCAGGCCTATATCTCGCGCCTGGAGGGCGGCGTGCAGCGCCCGTCAAACGCGGTCGAAGCGCGCCTGCGCGCCATTCTGACAGCACCCGAACACCGCCCCGTCTTCGATTCCTTCAAAGCCGTCGTCGAGTATTCCCCGCACGTGATGTATCTGCTCAGCCTGCGCGACGGCGCCCTTTGGGTGGAAGCGGCCAGCGATGCGGCGCTCGCACTCAGCGGCGCGCTGGCACCGGGTGCCCCGGCACTGGAAGTTGGCGCTGCCCTGGATCCGGGTGGTACCCCCGAGGTGTGCGCCGGCGTCAACACGCTGATAGAAAGAGGCGGTTTTGAAGGCCGCCTGACGCTGATGGATGTGGTTTGGTCCGCGCATGCCCGCGCCACAGCCGAACCGCTGCATTTCCGTAGCACACTGGTCCCGGTCCGCGACGAGCTCGGGCGCTGGTTCATCCACGGCACGACACAGCCGGTGACCGGCGAGGAGCTGAAGCGTCTGACCAAGCTCTGGAAGGGTCCCGTCGGTGTTCAGCGCTTCGGCGAGGACCAGCGCCCGCGGGCGCCCGTCCTGGTGGACTGA
- the cydD gene encoding thiol reductant ABC exporter subunit CydD — protein sequence MAETLTASLPSPADAAAKARRVYAALLSRWGRSSAGLSWLGSALGLAQALFYAGFAWCAAGAVAALIAGDSPWIWAGLAAGFAALRAGVQWGEARAGFEAGARVRAHVRRAAADALAARGPGFTERHDSGTLSAALIEGVEKLDGYFSRFLPVSRLAAPVPLMLAGLALWASPAAGLIYLASAPVLVLALALTGMGAAAAARGQMDTLRRMAGRFNDRLQALETLNAFDAAARERAGLASAAEAFRLRTMAILRAAFLSSGALELIAATATAGVAIQTALALSGAWPFAIGAGVSAQAGLFALLLAPEVYMPFRRVAAAYHDRADAEAAAEALAPLFEDDAGAGTARPAPVMTSAPQVRFINAACRYPGGREGLAPLSFTAPAGEITALWGPSGVGKSTALKLLMGYAPLTGGEIRLDDRPLAAPLAGAAGWVGQRARLFHGSVRENIALFDPGLPEAAILAAAEAAGVMEFAASLPDGLDTRLGEQGAGVSGGQAQRIALARALAADRKLILLDEPTAHLDGENEQRFVEALASAARGRTVIIATHSPAVRAACRHVVSLQVRAQAA from the coding sequence ATGGCAGAGACGCTCACCGCTTCCCTCCCGTCCCCGGCTGACGCCGCTGCGAAAGCGCGGCGCGTCTACGCCGCACTGTTGTCCCGTTGGGGCCGCAGTTCGGCGGGCCTGTCCTGGCTGGGATCGGCGCTGGGACTGGCTCAAGCGCTGTTCTATGCGGGCTTTGCCTGGTGCGCCGCCGGCGCGGTCGCAGCCCTGATCGCCGGCGATTCGCCTTGGATCTGGGCGGGCTTGGCAGCAGGCTTTGCGGCCCTGCGCGCCGGCGTTCAGTGGGGCGAGGCGCGCGCCGGGTTCGAGGCGGGTGCCCGGGTACGCGCCCATGTGCGCCGCGCCGCCGCCGATGCGCTGGCTGCACGCGGTCCGGGCTTCACCGAACGTCACGATAGCGGGACCTTGTCCGCCGCCCTGATCGAGGGGGTGGAGAAACTCGACGGCTATTTCTCACGCTTCCTGCCGGTGTCGCGACTGGCCGCGCCGGTGCCGCTGATGCTGGCGGGTCTGGCGCTATGGGCAAGCCCGGCAGCGGGGTTGATCTATCTGGCGAGCGCCCCGGTCCTGGTTCTGGCGCTGGCGCTGACCGGCATGGGCGCCGCCGCTGCGGCACGCGGTCAGATGGATACGCTGCGGCGCATGGCGGGGCGCTTCAATGACCGGCTCCAGGCGCTGGAAACCCTCAATGCGTTTGACGCCGCGGCGCGAGAACGTGCCGGTCTCGCCAGCGCCGCCGAGGCCTTCCGCCTGCGCACCATGGCGATCTTGCGCGCCGCCTTCCTGTCATCAGGCGCGCTGGAGCTGATCGCCGCCACCGCGACCGCCGGCGTGGCGATCCAGACTGCACTGGCGCTCAGCGGTGCCTGGCCGTTCGCAATCGGTGCCGGCGTCAGCGCGCAGGCCGGCCTGTTCGCACTGCTTTTGGCGCCCGAAGTCTACATGCCCTTCCGGCGCGTTGCCGCTGCCTATCATGACCGCGCGGACGCCGAAGCCGCCGCCGAGGCGCTGGCCCCTTTGTTTGAAGATGACGCGGGTGCCGGCACCGCGCGCCCTGCGCCCGTGATGACATCGGCCCCTCAGGTGCGCTTCATCAACGCCGCCTGCCGCTATCCCGGCGGACGCGAGGGCCTCGCCCCACTGAGCTTTACCGCCCCGGCTGGCGAGATCACCGCGCTCTGGGGCCCCTCGGGGGTAGGCAAATCCACGGCACTGAAGCTCCTGATGGGCTACGCCCCGCTCACGGGCGGCGAGATCCGTCTCGATGACCGCCCCCTGGCTGCGCCGCTGGCCGGGGCTGCGGGCTGGGTGGGGCAGCGCGCCCGCCTGTTCCATGGCAGTGTGCGGGAGAATATCGCCCTGTTTGATCCTGGCTTGCCCGAAGCCGCCATCCTCGCCGCCGCCGAAGCTGCCGGAGTGATGGAATTTGCGGCCAGCCTGCCCGACGGGCTCGACACGCGGCTGGGCGAACAGGGCGCGGGCGTATCTGGCGGTCAAGCCCAGCGCATCGCCTTGGCGCGCGCCCTGGCCGCAGACCGCAAGCTGATCCTGCTGGATGAGCCCACCGCCCATCTCGACGGCGAGAACGAGCAGCGCTTTGTGGAAGCACTTGCCAGCGCCGCGCGCGGACGCACGGTGATCATCGCCACCCACTCGCCCGCCGTGCGCGCGGCCTGCCGCCATGTGGTCAGCCTTCAAGTGCGGGCGCAGGCGGCATGA
- the cydC gene encoding thiol reductant ABC exporter subunit CydC, which yields MKDLIYFLALAREDRFRLALGAVFAMLAALAGLALFSLAGWVSSAAAGGAGLAFGALIGGGGLRALALMRPVLRYLERLASHDGAFRSIARLRLWVFDAATPLAPGPLTGMRSGDLLARVTRDVDALDGLFMRLLTPVAAALAVVAGACVLLALTAPSALPAVLGVYAFAAVLLPIIAARSGEAPGAAVISASAGARAEAADLAAGLADLKAGGAETRIIDRLEAASRDWINAQRALAAQGRFHGAVLGLAAPIALVAGFAAAHAGGADPAIAALAGFAGFALFETAAPMVQAGEQLGQTRAAARRMRALAEMAPASTRPLHPVPAPAGHDLSFEDVGFTYPGADHPALDGLDLALPEGARVAVVGSSGAGKSSLIRLALGFYAPQGGTVRLGGASLATLDPGAARARLALAGQRAELLSGTVAENLRLASPDADDAALWAALALASADGFVRDLPEGLETWIGEQGALVSGGQARRLVLARAYLRGAPVLLLDEPTEGLDAANEAEIAASLGRWLDQDARRSALIVTHRPRLLALVNEVAVMDQGRVIERGTPDALAAAGGAFTRLFPGWAGTSG from the coding sequence ATGAAGGACCTCATCTACTTTCTCGCCCTTGCCCGCGAGGACCGGTTCCGGCTCGCCCTGGGTGCCGTGTTCGCCATGCTGGCGGCGCTGGCCGGGCTCGCCCTGTTTTCGCTGGCCGGATGGGTGTCCTCTGCCGCGGCCGGCGGTGCCGGGCTGGCGTTTGGCGCCCTGATCGGCGGCGGAGGCTTGCGCGCGCTCGCCCTGATGCGCCCGGTGCTGCGCTATCTGGAGCGCTTGGCCAGCCATGACGGTGCCTTCCGCTCCATCGCCCGATTGCGCCTGTGGGTGTTCGACGCCGCCACGCCGCTGGCGCCGGGGCCGCTGACCGGCATGCGCAGCGGCGATCTCCTCGCGCGCGTCACCCGCGATGTGGACGCACTGGACGGCCTGTTCATGCGTCTGCTCACCCCTGTCGCCGCCGCACTGGCGGTCGTGGCCGGGGCATGCGTCCTGTTGGCGCTCACTGCGCCCTCTGCTTTGCCAGCGGTGCTGGGCGTCTATGCGTTTGCGGCAGTCTTGCTGCCCATCATCGCCGCGCGCAGCGGCGAGGCACCAGGGGCTGCAGTCATCAGCGCCAGCGCCGGGGCGCGCGCCGAAGCCGCCGATCTCGCCGCAGGCCTGGCGGACCTCAAGGCTGGCGGCGCAGAAACCCGGATCATCGACCGGCTGGAGGCCGCCAGCCGGGACTGGATCAATGCCCAGCGCGCTTTGGCCGCGCAGGGACGCTTTCATGGTGCGGTGCTGGGATTGGCTGCACCCATCGCCCTTGTCGCCGGCTTCGCCGCCGCCCACGCCGGCGGGGCCGATCCCGCCATCGCCGCGCTGGCCGGTTTTGCCGGATTTGCCCTGTTCGAAACCGCCGCGCCCATGGTGCAGGCGGGCGAACAGCTGGGCCAGACCCGTGCGGCGGCCCGGCGCATGCGCGCCCTTGCCGAAATGGCACCGGCCAGCACCCGCCCCTTGCATCCCGTCCCGGCACCCGCCGGGCATGATCTGTCATTCGAGGACGTGGGCTTTACCTATCCCGGCGCGGATCATCCGGCACTGGACGGGCTGGATCTGGCGCTGCCCGAAGGCGCACGGGTCGCCGTCGTGGGGTCGTCCGGCGCAGGCAAGTCCTCGCTGATCCGGCTGGCCCTGGGCTTCTACGCCCCCCAGGGCGGGACGGTGCGCCTCGGCGGCGCTTCTCTGGCCACGCTTGATCCCGGCGCGGCACGCGCGCGCCTCGCTCTGGCCGGTCAACGCGCCGAGCTGCTGTCCGGCACAGTGGCGGAAAACCTGCGCCTGGCCAGTCCCGATGCCGATGACGCCGCGCTGTGGGCGGCGCTGGCGCTGGCCAGCGCGGACGGTTTCGTGCGTGATCTGCCTGAGGGGCTGGAAACCTGGATCGGCGAACAGGGCGCTCTGGTCTCGGGCGGACAGGCACGCCGCCTGGTATTGGCGCGCGCATACTTGCGCGGCGCGCCGGTCCTGCTGCTGGATGAGCCGACCGAAGGTCTGGACGCCGCCAACGAGGCCGAGATCGCTGCGAGCCTGGGGCGCTGGCTGGATCAGGACGCGCGCCGCTCCGCCCTTATCGTCACGCACCGCCCGCGCCTGCTGGCGCTGGTGAACGAGGTGGCGGTTATGGATCAGGGCCGCGTCATCGAACGCGGCACGCCGGACGCGCTGGCGGCAGCCGGAGGCGCATTCACGCGCCTCTTCCCCGGCTGGGCCGGCACGTCAGGCTGA
- a CDS encoding exopolysaccharide biosynthesis protein — MSGPDASTDASPGNAAPRRGLIAALEVIAAEAPPEGLSLSELGARLSERAFGVMLFVLAIPVCIPFLYGVPQIVALPMMALALQMAAGRDQPWLPARLGARRLSQPALQRAAQGARKWFGWIEMLARPRLSALTGPIGERVTGALFVLFCASILVPLPATNTTPGIAIAIAAIGLITRDGLVLLAGLLLGLGWITLLAVGFALFGLAFLDLLGDALRAAAGWGVNNPHVLAAGTGAMVLAGIALWRILRHRAPSTAGDEPARVGAMDTPALPALRLVNQALRPDVWPLLGAAGSGALLAGAFAFEIFGGLPPCPLCIDQRWAHVWPLIAGIALFALYRFGPALPALPVRAGSVLMAGLFAFAAWRAVRHAGLEYGLLDTRCPAADMTGVTLEGLMAQMDAPQVLVACDEVYWSLLGISMAGYNALFSGALCAISLIVLFRKPARSAS, encoded by the coding sequence ATGTCCGGCCCAGACGCTTCAACTGACGCCTCGCCCGGCAATGCCGCGCCGAGGCGTGGCCTGATCGCAGCGCTGGAGGTCATCGCGGCCGAAGCGCCGCCGGAGGGTTTGAGTCTGTCAGAGCTGGGCGCCCGCCTTTCCGAGCGCGCCTTCGGGGTGATGCTGTTTGTCCTGGCGATTCCGGTCTGCATTCCCTTCCTCTATGGCGTGCCACAGATTGTTGCCCTGCCCATGATGGCGCTGGCCCTGCAGATGGCAGCCGGGCGTGACCAGCCCTGGCTGCCCGCCCGGCTCGGCGCGCGGCGCCTGAGCCAGCCGGCGCTTCAGCGCGCGGCGCAAGGGGCCCGCAAATGGTTTGGCTGGATCGAGATGCTGGCCCGCCCGCGCCTGAGCGCGCTGACCGGACCCATCGGCGAGCGGGTCACCGGGGCCCTGTTTGTCCTGTTCTGCGCGTCCATCCTGGTGCCGCTGCCGGCCACCAACACCACGCCGGGCATCGCCATCGCCATCGCCGCCATTGGCCTGATCACCCGCGACGGGCTGGTTCTGCTGGCCGGGCTGTTGCTGGGACTGGGCTGGATCACCCTTCTGGCCGTCGGTTTTGCGCTGTTCGGGCTGGCATTTCTGGACCTGCTGGGCGACGCCTTGCGGGCTGCTGCGGGTTGGGGCGTGAACAATCCCCATGTCCTGGCTGCCGGAACCGGCGCGATGGTACTGGCCGGAATCGCGCTCTGGCGAATCCTGCGGCACCGCGCCCCCTCCACGGCGGGCGATGAACCCGCTAGGGTCGGAGCGATGGACACTCCGGCCCTTCCTGCCTTGCGCCTTGTTAACCAGGCCTTGCGTCCGGATGTCTGGCCGCTGCTGGGCGCGGCTGGGTCCGGCGCACTGCTGGCGGGCGCGTTTGCGTTCGAGATATTCGGCGGTCTGCCACCCTGTCCGCTGTGCATAGACCAGCGCTGGGCCCATGTCTGGCCGCTGATCGCCGGGATCGCCCTGTTCGCGCTCTACCGCTTCGGCCCGGCCCTGCCCGCCCTGCCGGTGCGCGCCGGATCGGTGCTGATGGCGGGGTTGTTCGCCTTTGCCGCGTGGCGCGCCGTGCGCCATGCCGGTCTGGAATATGGCCTTCTGGATACACGCTGCCCCGCCGCAGACATGACAGGGGTGACGCTGGAGGGTCTGATGGCCCAGATGGACGCGCCTCAGGTTCTGGTCGCCTGCGACGAGGTCTACTGGTCGCTCTTGGGGATTTCCATGGCCGGGTACAATGCGCTTTTCAGCGGCGCGCTGTGCGCTATCTCCCTCATTGTCCTGTTTCGCAAGCCCGCAAGGAGCGCATCATGA
- a CDS encoding demethoxyubiquinone hydroxylase family protein, whose product MSAPSEHRAGSNTARRTVRRPGPARDPRAIAAMLRVDHAGEYGAVRIYKGQRAVFGSNRATSRIARQLREMEADEQHHLDAFDGDIRAGRARPTLLAPAWNAAGFALGAVTALMGERAAHACTEAVETVIEEHYNEQIAQLHAMGETELVERMTRFRDEEVAHKNLAVDEGAREAPGYAILSALIQAGCHTAIAVSKRV is encoded by the coding sequence ATGAGCGCACCGTCTGAACACCGCGCCGGCAGCAACACCGCTCGCCGCACTGTCCGCCGTCCGGGGCCCGCCCGCGATCCGCGCGCCATCGCGGCGATGCTGCGCGTGGACCATGCCGGCGAATACGGCGCGGTGCGCATCTACAAAGGCCAGCGCGCGGTGTTCGGATCGAACCGCGCCACCTCGCGCATCGCCCGTCAGCTGCGCGAGATGGAGGCGGACGAGCAGCATCATCTCGATGCCTTTGACGGCGATATCCGCGCCGGGCGCGCGCGCCCGACCCTGCTGGCACCCGCCTGGAACGCCGCCGGGTTTGCCCTGGGTGCCGTCACCGCCCTGATGGGCGAACGCGCCGCCCACGCCTGTACCGAAGCGGTCGAGACGGTGATCGAAGAGCACTATAACGAGCAGATCGCGCAGCTCCACGCCATGGGCGAGACCGAGCTGGTCGAGCGCATGACGCGCTTCCGCGACGAGGAAGTCGCTCACAAGAATCTTGCCGTGGACGAAGGCGCGCGCGAGGCGCCGGGCTATGCCATCCTCTCCGCCCTCATCCAGGCCGGCTGCCACACCGCGATTGCCGTCAGCAAGCGGGTATAG
- the glpK gene encoding glycerol kinase GlpK, with product MAETALLAIDQGTTSSRALAFDLTGHVIATAQEEFAQGYPRPGWVEHDPEVIWATVLSTARKAFSAAEDQGYRIAALGVTNQRETTLVWDRVSGRPIHNAIVWQDRRTAQSCARLRADGAEEMVAERAGLVLDPYFSATKLAWILDTVPGARARAEAGELAFGTVESFLIWRLTGGRVHVSDATNASRTSLYNLAQGDWDDELLRLFAIPRAVLPEVADCAGLYADTDPVIFARPVPISGAAGDQQAAAIGQACLKPGEMKSTYGTGAFMLVNTGVAPVRSRARLLATTAWRLGGRSSFALEGSVLSAGATIQWLRDGLGLIARASEAASLAAGADPDSGVYLVPAFSGLGAPHWDPDARGIITGLTRGSGKAEIARAALDSVAYQTRDLLAAMEADGVNVSTLKVDGGMARDAGFLQRLSDLCAVETVRPVNTESTAWGAAFLAGLGVGLFTSIEDARALWRADRTFRPELDAAARARLLAGWDMAVKRALG from the coding sequence ATGGCTGAAACCGCATTGCTCGCCATTGATCAGGGCACGACTTCCAGCCGGGCGCTGGCGTTTGACCTGACCGGACACGTGATCGCCACAGCCCAGGAGGAGTTCGCCCAAGGGTATCCGCGGCCGGGCTGGGTGGAGCATGATCCCGAAGTGATCTGGGCCACGGTGCTGTCCACTGCGCGCAAGGCGTTCAGCGCCGCAGAGGATCAGGGATACCGGATCGCGGCTCTGGGCGTGACCAATCAGCGCGAGACCACTTTGGTTTGGGACCGGGTCAGCGGACGGCCCATTCACAACGCTATCGTCTGGCAGGACCGGCGCACGGCGCAATCCTGCGCCCGGCTGCGCGCGGACGGGGCCGAGGAGATGGTGGCCGAACGCGCCGGACTGGTGCTTGATCCGTATTTCTCCGCCACGAAGCTGGCGTGGATTCTCGACACCGTCCCCGGCGCGCGGGCGCGGGCGGAGGCGGGCGAGCTGGCGTTCGGGACGGTGGAGAGCTTCCTGATCTGGCGTCTCACCGGCGGCCGGGTCCATGTCAGCGACGCCACCAATGCCAGCCGGACCAGCCTCTACAATCTGGCGCAAGGCGATTGGGATGATGAACTGCTGCGCCTGTTCGCCATTCCGCGCGCCGTGCTGCCAGAAGTCGCCGATTGCGCCGGCCTCTATGCAGACACCGATCCTGTGATCTTCGCCAGACCCGTGCCGATCAGCGGTGCTGCAGGTGACCAGCAGGCCGCCGCTATCGGTCAGGCCTGCCTCAAGCCTGGCGAGATGAAGTCCACCTACGGGACGGGGGCTTTCATGCTGGTCAATACCGGCGTCGCGCCGGTGCGGTCCCGCGCGCGCCTGCTGGCCACCACAGCCTGGCGCCTCGGCGGGCGGTCATCCTTTGCGCTGGAGGGCTCGGTGCTGTCGGCGGGTGCCACCATCCAGTGGCTGCGTGACGGGCTGGGCCTGATCGCGCGGGCCTCGGAAGCGGCCAGCCTGGCTGCCGGGGCCGATCCGGACAGCGGGGTGTATCTCGTGCCGGCGTTCTCCGGCCTCGGCGCGCCGCACTGGGACCCGGACGCGCGCGGCATCATCACCGGTCTGACGCGCGGATCGGGCAAGGCGGAAATTGCGCGCGCGGCGCTCGACAGCGTCGCCTACCAGACCCGCGATCTGCTGGCGGCCATGGAGGCAGACGGCGTCAATGTCAGCACCTTGAAAGTCGATGGAGGCATGGCGCGCGACGCGGGCTTCCTGCAGCGCCTGTCGGATTTATGCGCGGTGGAGACTGTGCGCCCGGTCAATACCGAGTCCACCGCCTGGGGCGCGGCGTTTCTGGCGGGCCTGGGCGTGGGACTGTTCACCTCAATCGAGGATGCGCGCGCGCTCTGGCGCGCCGACCGCACATTCCGCCCCGAACTTGACGCCGCCGCCCGTGCGCGGCTGCTGGCGGGCTGGGACATGGCGGTAAAGCGGGCGCTGGGGTAG